The following proteins are encoded in a genomic region of Arachis ipaensis cultivar K30076 chromosome B02, Araip1.1, whole genome shotgun sequence:
- the LOC107626508 gene encoding CCR4-NOT transcription complex subunit 11 (The sequence of the model RefSeq protein was modified relative to this genomic sequence to represent the inferred CDS: added 29 bases not found in genome assembly) has product MSIEKLSTEECQSLYSLLRAEQRPLHEIVADFNSSLPRHRHFTLCSYLLMLLQDKQLNISERIIAFALLVEAYSSQRPASNPFISFIVKVACHEGSEKVVRAFILQLLGVNASNSGKEFLKQSASDYVKGFDQSLHDFPPVDQLQQQFSDKVHHESYHSLFKGGSIKNVVPDPDVPPNCNADSAEFELRPGTKPKLGTGDKDEAVVGLLSNLSLEGLSPHWIRPLPPRLPILDGELVWLNPDDNHELMWDYGMCVDTSRGAAVRDLIAKALKGALAPAQQEQVLVELANDPKLVYHCGLTPRKLPELVENNPLIAVDVLTKLINSPEIAEYFTVLVNMDMSLHSMEVVNRLTTAVELPSEFIHMYITNCISSCVNIKDKYMQNRLVRLVCVFLQSLIRNNIINVKDLFIEVQAFCIEFSRIREAAALFRLLKSLE; this is encoded by the exons ATGAGTATTGAGAAGTTGAGCACCGAAGAatgtcaatcactctactctctGCTCAGAGCTGAGCAACGCCCACTTCATGAGATCGTTGCAGATTTCAACAGCTCTCTCCCTCGCCATCGCCATTTCACTCTCTGCTCCTACCTCCTCATGCTCTTGCAG GACAAGCAACTCAACATCTCTGAACGAATAATTGCTTTTGCCCTACTTGTTGAAGCATATTCATCCCAGAGACCCGCTTCAAATCCTTTCATAAGCTTTATTGTAAAA GTTGCTTGTCATGAAGGGTCTGAAAAAGTTGTGAGAGCGTTCATTCTACAATTGTTAGGTGTTAATGCCTCCAACAGTGGCAAAGAG TTTCTTAAACAGTCTGCTTCAGATTACGTGAAAGGATTTGACCAATCATTGCAT GATTTTCCACCTGTAGATCAGTTGCAGCAGCAGTTTTCTGATAAAGTTCATCATGAATCATATCATAGCTTATTTAAGGGTGGTTCTATAAAAAATGTAGTCCCAGACCCTGATGTTCCTCCCAATTGTAATGCAGATTCAGCAGA GTTTGAATTGCGACCGGGAACAAAACCTAAACTTGGCACCGGCGACAAAGACGAAGCAGTAGTTGGGTTATTGTCTAATCTTTCACTGGAAGGATTGAGCCCTCACTGGATCAGGCCCCTTCCACCAAGGCTACCAATACTTGATGGGGAG CTAGTTTGGCTCAACCCTGATGACAATCATGAACTTATGTGGGACTACGGTATGTGCGTTGATACTAGCAGAGGTGCTGCAGTAAGAGATTTAATTGCAAAAGCTCTGAAGGGAGCCCTTGCACCTGCACAGCAAGAG CAAGTGTTGGTGGAGTTGGCGAATGATCCAAAGCTTGTATACCACTGTGGACTAACTCCAAGAAAGTTGCCA GAACTGGTGGAAAATAATCCCCTTATTGCAGTTGATGTTCTCACTAAGTTGATAAACTCCCCTGAAATAGCAGA ATACTTTACAGTACTCGTGAATATGGACATGAGTCTACACTCAATGGAAGTTGTGAACAGGCTAACAACTGCAGTTGAATTGCCTTCAGAATTCATTCACATGTACATAACTAATTGTATATCATCTTGTGTGAACATTAAG ACTTGTTTGTGTTTTTCTGCAAAGCCTTATTCGAAACAACATTATTAATG TTAAAGACCTCTTCATTGAAGTTCAAGCGTTTTGCATTGAATTTTCGCGGATTAGAGAGGCAGCTGCATTGTTTAGGCTTCTCAAGTCATTGGAATGA
- the LOC107626509 gene encoding VAN3-binding protein isoform X2, whose translation MEKEKLETQAWSMLLRQPETPQDPMEFLSRSWSASALEVCKVLSPAQLPAPPSSYKANNNNGGCSNNNNNNHNSMPILEDIAGEAAEESAIVSGNPFSFASSETSQMIMDRIMSQSQEVSPRTSGRLSHSSGPLNGSLTDSPPVSPTEIDDFKCSRSNNNSHNSNNNITSLSSQYRASATGGATVAAGGGGGGKTVGRWLKDRKEKKKEETRAHNAQLHAAVSVAGVAAAVAAIAAATAASSGSGKDEQMAKTDMAVASAATLVAAQCVEAAEAMGAERDHLASVVSSAVNVRSAGDITTLTAAAATALRGAATLKARALKEVWNIAAVIPVEKNAPAGGGGAGGGSNGSSNSSFSGELVPEENFLGICSRELLARGCELLKRTRTGELHWKIVSVYINRMNQVILKMKSRHVAGTITKKKKNVVLGVIKDMPAWPGRHLLEGGENRRYFGLKTVMRGVVEFECRNQREYDVWTQGVSRLLSVAAERNGRNRICTSVGL comes from the exons atggAGAAAGAAAAACTAGAAACACAAGCATGGAGCATGTTGCTGAGGCAACCTGAGACACCACAAGACCCTATGGAGTTCTTGTCTCGTTCATGGAGTGCCTCTGCTCTTGAAGTGTGTAAGGTTCTTTCCCCAGCTCAACTTCCAGCACCACCTTCTTCTTATAAggccaacaacaacaatggtggttgttctaataataataataataatcataattctATGCCTATACTTGAGGACATTGCTGGTGAAGCTGCTGAAGAATCTGCCATTGTTTCTGGCAACCCTTTTTCTTTTGCTTCCTCTGAGACCTCTCAGATGATCATGGACCGAATCATGTCACAGTCG CAGGAGGTGTCTCCAAGAACCTCAGGGAGGCTATCTCACAGCAGTGGCCCTCTCAATGGCTCCCTCACAGATAGCCCTCCAGTTTCCCCAACTGAAATTGATGATTTCAAG TGTAGCCGCTCCAACAACAACAGCCATAATAGCAACAACAACATCACCAGCCTGAGTAGTCAATACAGGGCTTCCGCCACCGGTGGCGCCACCGTGGCAgcaggtggtggtggtggtggcaagACGGTAGGAAGGTGGCTTAAGGacaggaaggagaagaagaaggaggaaacaAGGGCCCACAATGCTCAGCTGCATGCAGCGGTTTCGGTTGCTGGTGTTGCCGCCGCTGTTGCAGCCATTGCCGCCGCCACAGCTGCCTCCTCTGGGTCCGGCAAGGACGAGCAGATGGCCAAGACAGACATGGCAGTGGCGTCTGCCGCAACGCTTGTTGCGGCTCAGTGTGTTGAGGCCGCAGAGGCTATGGGGGCTGAGCGTGATCACTTGGCCTCGGTGGTTAGCTCCGCCGTGAACGTAAGGTCCGCCGGCGACATCACGACCCTGACGGCTGCCGCGGCAACAG CTTTACGTGGGGCTGCCACGTTGAAGGCAAGGGCGCTGAAGGAGGTTTGGAACATCGCTGCTGTAATTCCTGTGGAAAAGAATGCCCCTGCTGGTGGTGGTGGCGCCGGCGGAGGTAGTAATGGAAGCTCTAATAGTAGCTTCAGCGGTGAGCTTGTTCCTGAAGAGAACTTCTTAGGCATCTGCAGCAGAGAATTGCTGGCAAGAGGTTGTGAACTCCTAAAGCGCACGCGCACAG GCGAACTTCACTGGAAAATTGTGTCTGTTTACATTAACAGGATGAACCag GTTATCCTCAAGATGAAGAGCAGACATGTTGCTGGGACCatcacaaaaaagaaaaaga ATGTGGTGCTTGGAGTGATCAAGGATATGCCTGCTTGGCCGGGCCGCCACTTGTTGGAAGGGGGCGAGAACCGCCGCTACTTTGGGCTGAAGACAGTGATGCGTGGCGTTGTTGAATTTGAGTGCAGAAACCAAAGAGAATATGATGTTTGGACTCAGGGTGTGTCAAGGCTTCTCTCCGTTGCTGCAGAAAGGAATGGTAGAAACAGAATATGTACTTCTGTTGGATTGTGA
- the LOC107626512 gene encoding 1,2-dihydroxy-3-keto-5-methylthiopentene dioxygenase 2 translates to MASSIKDPREEVLQAWYMDDSEEDQRLPHHKEPKQFVSLEQLAELGVLSWRLDADNHETDPELKKIREERGYTYMDVCEVCPEKLPNYEEKIKSFFEEHLHTDEEIRFCAAGSGYFDVRDRNDAWIRVWVKKGGMIILPAGIYHRFTLDESNYIKALRFFVGEPIWTPYNRPHDHLPAREEYIKAFVEKDVAKQTVDAAA, encoded by the exons ATGGCTTCCTCCATCAAG GATCCCCGAGAGGAAGTCCTTCAAGCATGGTACATGGATGATAGTGAAGAAGATCAGAGGCTTCCTCACCACAAAGAACCCAAGCAGTTTGTGTCATTGGAGCAACTTGCCG AACTTGGAGTTCTTAGTTGGCGATTGGATGCTGATAACCATGAAACAGATCCAGAGCTGAAAAAGATCCGTGAAGAACGGGGCTATACCTACATG GATGTCTGTGAGGTCTGCCCGGAAAAGTTGCcaaattatgaagaaaaaatcAAGAGTTTCTTTGAAGAACACCTTCACACTGACGAGGAGATCCGCTTTTGTGCAGCTGGAAGTG GTTATTTTGATGTTAGAGATCGAAATGATGCTTGGATTCGTGTATGGGTAAAGAAAGGAGGAATGATCATCTTACCTGCTGGAATTTATCATCGCTTCACACTTGATGAGAGCAACTACATTAAG GCTTTGCGATTTTTCGTTGGTGAACCAATTTGGACTCCGTACAATCGCCCACACGATCATCTGCCTGCGAG AGAGGAATATATCAAGGCTTTTGTGGAAAAGGATGTTGCCAAACAAACTGTTGATGCCGCTGCCTAA
- the LOC107626509 gene encoding VAN3-binding protein isoform X1 codes for MEKEKLETQAWSMLLRQPETPQDPMEFLSRSWSASALEVCKVLSPAQLPAPPSSYKANNNNGGCSNNNNNNHNSMPILEDIAGEAAEESAIVSGNPFSFASSETSQMIMDRIMSQSFGQQEVSPRTSGRLSHSSGPLNGSLTDSPPVSPTEIDDFKCSRSNNNSHNSNNNITSLSSQYRASATGGATVAAGGGGGGKTVGRWLKDRKEKKKEETRAHNAQLHAAVSVAGVAAAVAAIAAATAASSGSGKDEQMAKTDMAVASAATLVAAQCVEAAEAMGAERDHLASVVSSAVNVRSAGDITTLTAAAATALRGAATLKARALKEVWNIAAVIPVEKNAPAGGGGAGGGSNGSSNSSFSGELVPEENFLGICSRELLARGCELLKRTRTGELHWKIVSVYINRMNQVILKMKSRHVAGTITKKKKNVVLGVIKDMPAWPGRHLLEGGENRRYFGLKTVMRGVVEFECRNQREYDVWTQGVSRLLSVAAERNGRNRICTSVGL; via the exons atggAGAAAGAAAAACTAGAAACACAAGCATGGAGCATGTTGCTGAGGCAACCTGAGACACCACAAGACCCTATGGAGTTCTTGTCTCGTTCATGGAGTGCCTCTGCTCTTGAAGTGTGTAAGGTTCTTTCCCCAGCTCAACTTCCAGCACCACCTTCTTCTTATAAggccaacaacaacaatggtggttgttctaataataataataataatcataattctATGCCTATACTTGAGGACATTGCTGGTGAAGCTGCTGAAGAATCTGCCATTGTTTCTGGCAACCCTTTTTCTTTTGCTTCCTCTGAGACCTCTCAGATGATCATGGACCGAATCATGTCACAGTCG TTTGGTCAGCAGGAGGTGTCTCCAAGAACCTCAGGGAGGCTATCTCACAGCAGTGGCCCTCTCAATGGCTCCCTCACAGATAGCCCTCCAGTTTCCCCAACTGAAATTGATGATTTCAAG TGTAGCCGCTCCAACAACAACAGCCATAATAGCAACAACAACATCACCAGCCTGAGTAGTCAATACAGGGCTTCCGCCACCGGTGGCGCCACCGTGGCAgcaggtggtggtggtggtggcaagACGGTAGGAAGGTGGCTTAAGGacaggaaggagaagaagaaggaggaaacaAGGGCCCACAATGCTCAGCTGCATGCAGCGGTTTCGGTTGCTGGTGTTGCCGCCGCTGTTGCAGCCATTGCCGCCGCCACAGCTGCCTCCTCTGGGTCCGGCAAGGACGAGCAGATGGCCAAGACAGACATGGCAGTGGCGTCTGCCGCAACGCTTGTTGCGGCTCAGTGTGTTGAGGCCGCAGAGGCTATGGGGGCTGAGCGTGATCACTTGGCCTCGGTGGTTAGCTCCGCCGTGAACGTAAGGTCCGCCGGCGACATCACGACCCTGACGGCTGCCGCGGCAACAG CTTTACGTGGGGCTGCCACGTTGAAGGCAAGGGCGCTGAAGGAGGTTTGGAACATCGCTGCTGTAATTCCTGTGGAAAAGAATGCCCCTGCTGGTGGTGGTGGCGCCGGCGGAGGTAGTAATGGAAGCTCTAATAGTAGCTTCAGCGGTGAGCTTGTTCCTGAAGAGAACTTCTTAGGCATCTGCAGCAGAGAATTGCTGGCAAGAGGTTGTGAACTCCTAAAGCGCACGCGCACAG GCGAACTTCACTGGAAAATTGTGTCTGTTTACATTAACAGGATGAACCag GTTATCCTCAAGATGAAGAGCAGACATGTTGCTGGGACCatcacaaaaaagaaaaaga ATGTGGTGCTTGGAGTGATCAAGGATATGCCTGCTTGGCCGGGCCGCCACTTGTTGGAAGGGGGCGAGAACCGCCGCTACTTTGGGCTGAAGACAGTGATGCGTGGCGTTGTTGAATTTGAGTGCAGAAACCAAAGAGAATATGATGTTTGGACTCAGGGTGTGTCAAGGCTTCTCTCCGTTGCTGCAGAAAGGAATGGTAGAAACAGAATATGTACTTCTGTTGGATTGTGA
- the LOC107626509 gene encoding VAN3-binding protein isoform X3, whose product MEKEKLETQAWSMLLRQPETPQDPMEFLSRSWSASALEVCKVLSPAQLPAPPSSYKANNNNGGCSNNNNNNHNSMPILEDIAGEAAEESAIVSGNPFSFASSETSQMIMDRIMSQSEVSPRTSGRLSHSSGPLNGSLTDSPPVSPTEIDDFKCSRSNNNSHNSNNNITSLSSQYRASATGGATVAAGGGGGGKTVGRWLKDRKEKKKEETRAHNAQLHAAVSVAGVAAAVAAIAAATAASSGSGKDEQMAKTDMAVASAATLVAAQCVEAAEAMGAERDHLASVVSSAVNVRSAGDITTLTAAAATALRGAATLKARALKEVWNIAAVIPVEKNAPAGGGGAGGGSNGSSNSSFSGELVPEENFLGICSRELLARGCELLKRTRTGELHWKIVSVYINRMNQVILKMKSRHVAGTITKKKKNVVLGVIKDMPAWPGRHLLEGGENRRYFGLKTVMRGVVEFECRNQREYDVWTQGVSRLLSVAAERNGRNRICTSVGL is encoded by the exons atggAGAAAGAAAAACTAGAAACACAAGCATGGAGCATGTTGCTGAGGCAACCTGAGACACCACAAGACCCTATGGAGTTCTTGTCTCGTTCATGGAGTGCCTCTGCTCTTGAAGTGTGTAAGGTTCTTTCCCCAGCTCAACTTCCAGCACCACCTTCTTCTTATAAggccaacaacaacaatggtggttgttctaataataataataataatcataattctATGCCTATACTTGAGGACATTGCTGGTGAAGCTGCTGAAGAATCTGCCATTGTTTCTGGCAACCCTTTTTCTTTTGCTTCCTCTGAGACCTCTCAGATGATCATGGACCGAATCATGTCACAGTCG GAGGTGTCTCCAAGAACCTCAGGGAGGCTATCTCACAGCAGTGGCCCTCTCAATGGCTCCCTCACAGATAGCCCTCCAGTTTCCCCAACTGAAATTGATGATTTCAAG TGTAGCCGCTCCAACAACAACAGCCATAATAGCAACAACAACATCACCAGCCTGAGTAGTCAATACAGGGCTTCCGCCACCGGTGGCGCCACCGTGGCAgcaggtggtggtggtggtggcaagACGGTAGGAAGGTGGCTTAAGGacaggaaggagaagaagaaggaggaaacaAGGGCCCACAATGCTCAGCTGCATGCAGCGGTTTCGGTTGCTGGTGTTGCCGCCGCTGTTGCAGCCATTGCCGCCGCCACAGCTGCCTCCTCTGGGTCCGGCAAGGACGAGCAGATGGCCAAGACAGACATGGCAGTGGCGTCTGCCGCAACGCTTGTTGCGGCTCAGTGTGTTGAGGCCGCAGAGGCTATGGGGGCTGAGCGTGATCACTTGGCCTCGGTGGTTAGCTCCGCCGTGAACGTAAGGTCCGCCGGCGACATCACGACCCTGACGGCTGCCGCGGCAACAG CTTTACGTGGGGCTGCCACGTTGAAGGCAAGGGCGCTGAAGGAGGTTTGGAACATCGCTGCTGTAATTCCTGTGGAAAAGAATGCCCCTGCTGGTGGTGGTGGCGCCGGCGGAGGTAGTAATGGAAGCTCTAATAGTAGCTTCAGCGGTGAGCTTGTTCCTGAAGAGAACTTCTTAGGCATCTGCAGCAGAGAATTGCTGGCAAGAGGTTGTGAACTCCTAAAGCGCACGCGCACAG GCGAACTTCACTGGAAAATTGTGTCTGTTTACATTAACAGGATGAACCag GTTATCCTCAAGATGAAGAGCAGACATGTTGCTGGGACCatcacaaaaaagaaaaaga ATGTGGTGCTTGGAGTGATCAAGGATATGCCTGCTTGGCCGGGCCGCCACTTGTTGGAAGGGGGCGAGAACCGCCGCTACTTTGGGCTGAAGACAGTGATGCGTGGCGTTGTTGAATTTGAGTGCAGAAACCAAAGAGAATATGATGTTTGGACTCAGGGTGTGTCAAGGCTTCTCTCCGTTGCTGCAGAAAGGAATGGTAGAAACAGAATATGTACTTCTGTTGGATTGTGA
- the LOC107626509 gene encoding VAN3-binding protein isoform X4: MAPSQIALQFPQLKLMISSSSFLCNHKQTSMTLGGQYPQCSRSNNNSHNSNNNITSLSSQYRASATGGATVAAGGGGGGKTVGRWLKDRKEKKKEETRAHNAQLHAAVSVAGVAAAVAAIAAATAASSGSGKDEQMAKTDMAVASAATLVAAQCVEAAEAMGAERDHLASVVSSAVNVRSAGDITTLTAAAATALRGAATLKARALKEVWNIAAVIPVEKNAPAGGGGAGGGSNGSSNSSFSGELVPEENFLGICSRELLARGCELLKRTRTGELHWKIVSVYINRMNQVILKMKSRHVAGTITKKKKNVVLGVIKDMPAWPGRHLLEGGENRRYFGLKTVMRGVVEFECRNQREYDVWTQGVSRLLSVAAERNGRNRICTSVGL; the protein is encoded by the exons ATGGCTCCCTCACAGATAGCCCTCCAGTTTCCCCAACTGAAATTGATGATTTCAAG TTCCAGCTTTCTCTGTAACCACAAACAAACTTCGATGACACTCGGAGGACAGTACCCACAG TGTAGCCGCTCCAACAACAACAGCCATAATAGCAACAACAACATCACCAGCCTGAGTAGTCAATACAGGGCTTCCGCCACCGGTGGCGCCACCGTGGCAgcaggtggtggtggtggtggcaagACGGTAGGAAGGTGGCTTAAGGacaggaaggagaagaagaaggaggaaacaAGGGCCCACAATGCTCAGCTGCATGCAGCGGTTTCGGTTGCTGGTGTTGCCGCCGCTGTTGCAGCCATTGCCGCCGCCACAGCTGCCTCCTCTGGGTCCGGCAAGGACGAGCAGATGGCCAAGACAGACATGGCAGTGGCGTCTGCCGCAACGCTTGTTGCGGCTCAGTGTGTTGAGGCCGCAGAGGCTATGGGGGCTGAGCGTGATCACTTGGCCTCGGTGGTTAGCTCCGCCGTGAACGTAAGGTCCGCCGGCGACATCACGACCCTGACGGCTGCCGCGGCAACAG CTTTACGTGGGGCTGCCACGTTGAAGGCAAGGGCGCTGAAGGAGGTTTGGAACATCGCTGCTGTAATTCCTGTGGAAAAGAATGCCCCTGCTGGTGGTGGTGGCGCCGGCGGAGGTAGTAATGGAAGCTCTAATAGTAGCTTCAGCGGTGAGCTTGTTCCTGAAGAGAACTTCTTAGGCATCTGCAGCAGAGAATTGCTGGCAAGAGGTTGTGAACTCCTAAAGCGCACGCGCACAG GCGAACTTCACTGGAAAATTGTGTCTGTTTACATTAACAGGATGAACCag GTTATCCTCAAGATGAAGAGCAGACATGTTGCTGGGACCatcacaaaaaagaaaaaga ATGTGGTGCTTGGAGTGATCAAGGATATGCCTGCTTGGCCGGGCCGCCACTTGTTGGAAGGGGGCGAGAACCGCCGCTACTTTGGGCTGAAGACAGTGATGCGTGGCGTTGTTGAATTTGAGTGCAGAAACCAAAGAGAATATGATGTTTGGACTCAGGGTGTGTCAAGGCTTCTCTCCGTTGCTGCAGAAAGGAATGGTAGAAACAGAATATGTACTTCTGTTGGATTGTGA
- the LOC107626513 gene encoding early light-induced protein, chloroplastic: MAAASSYAMQSSILACPVTNISNRCRVNQFGIPSPRRKASLVVRSMAEEEQAPNPVTPPAPSQRVSSKLIDILAFSGAAPERINGRLAMIGFVVALAMEVTKGEGVFVQISNGGITWFLGTSVILSLASLVPLLRGVSVESKSKAFMSSDAELWNGRFAMLGLVALAFTEYIKGSTSTLV, translated from the exons ATGGCTGCTGCTTCATCATATGCTATGCAGTCTTCTATTCTGGCCTGTCCTGTGACCAACATTTCTAACAGGTGCAGGGTGAACCAGTTTGGCATTCCAAGCCCGAGGAGGAAAGCTAGCCTCGTAGTTCGGTCCATGGCCGAG GAAGAGCAGGCACCAAATCCAGTTACACCACCAGCACCTTCACAAAGG GTGAGCAGCAAGTTGATAGATATTCTGGCTTTCAGTGGGGCAGCACCAGAGAGGATCAATGGAAGACTTGCCATgataggatttgtggtagcatTAGCAATGGAGGTGACCAAAGGGGAGGGTGTGTTTGTACAGATATCCAATGGCGGGATCACATGGTTCCTGGGGACAAGTGTGATCTTGTCACTTGCTTCTCTGGTTCCACTCTTGAGAGGGGTTAGTGTGGAGTCTAAATCAAAAGCGTTCATGTCCTCTGATGCAGAGCTATGGAATGGTAGATTTGCCATGTTAGGCTTGGTTGCTCTTGCTTTTACTGAATACATCAAAGGAAGCACAAGCACCCTTGTTTGA
- the LOC107626511 gene encoding chlorophyllase-2, chloroplastic produces MCSYSSTNVFDSGKHSTHVQRVEWRSTTCTVPPLLATPLEDGEFPILLFLHGYLLYNIFYSQLIQHVASHGFIVIAPQLYTVAGPDTSDEIHSAAAITNWLSEGLTKFLPSNVRPNLSKLALAGHSRGGKTAFALALRKLNMTTNLRFSAVIGVDPVDGMDKGKQTPPPVLTYVPHSFDVDMAALVIGSGLGEVKRNPLFPPCAPKGVNHENFFSECQKPAWYFVAKDYGHLDMLDDDTKGLAGKATYCLCKNGESRKPMRMFVGGVIVAFLNAYLNGDNTHLLATTATDRHQSVPIPLDFKFDCLV; encoded by the exons ATGTGTTCCTATTCCTCAACCAATGTCTTTGATAGTGGAAAACACAGCACCCATGTTCAAAGGGTCGAATGGAGATCAACCACATGCACCG TTCCACC CTTACTTGCAACGCCTCTTGAAGATGGAGAGTTCCCAATTCTGCTCTTCCTCCATGGCTACCTTCTTTATAATATCTTCTACTCCCAACTTATCCAACACGTTGCTTCTCATGGCTTTATTGTCATTGCTCCACAG TTGTATACGGTGGCTGGACCCGATACAAGCGATGAGATTCATTCTGCAGCAGCAATAACAAATTGGCTATCTGAAGGACTCACCAAATTCCTTCCATCAAATGTAAGGCCGAATTTGAGCAAGTTAGCACTGGCAGGCCATAGTCGCGGAGGCAAAACAGCATTCGCTCTTGCTCTGAGAAAATTAAACATGACCACTAATCTCAGGTTTTCGGCTGTAATTGGAGTGGATCCGGTGGATGGAATGGACAAGGGAAAGCAAACTCCGCCGCCAGTTCTGACCTATGTCCCTCACTCATTCGATGTTGATATGGCTGCATTGGTGATAGGGTCAGGGCTAGGTGAAGTGAAGAGGAATCCCTTGTTTCCCCCTTGTGCACCGAAAGGTGTGAACCATGAGAACTTCTTCAGTGAATGCCAGAAACCAGCTTGGTATTTTGTGGCCAAGGATTATGGGCATCTTGACATGCTTGATGATGATACCAAGGGACTTGCAGGGAAAGCTACTTACTGTCTATGCAAGAATGGGGAATCAAGGAAACCAATGAGGATGTTTGTTGGAGGAGTTATTGTTGCATTCTTGAATGCTTACCTCAATGGAGATAACACTCACTTGTTGGCTACAACTGCAACAGATAGGCATCAGAGCGTACCAATACCATTGGACTTCAAATTTGATTGTCTTGTTTGA
- the LOC107626514 gene encoding 50S ribosomal protein L28, chloroplastic, producing the protein MAMAGCALVSTFPLKLKPPKTKTSSSNLLHPELAFVTSHLSGIKISYHPSPTPLLAPISPKFLPFQPLARRVCPFTGKKANKANKVSFSNHKTKKLQFVNLQYKRIWWEAGKRYVKLRLSTKALKTIEKNGLDAVAKKAGIDLRKK; encoded by the exons ATGGCAATGGCAGGTTGTGCACTAGTATCCACCTTCCCCCTCAAATTGAAGCCTCCCAAAACGAAAACCTCTTCTTCCAATCTCCTTCACCCAG AGCTTGCCTTCGTCACTTCCCACCTCAGCGGCATCAAAATTTCGTACCACCCTTCCCCCACGCCCCTTCTTGCGCCCATCTCTCCAAAGTTCTTACCTTTCCAGCCTCTTGCTC GGAGAGTTTGTCCTTTCACTGGAAAGAAAGCAAACAAGGCCAACAAAGTATCTTTCTCAAACCACAAGACGAAGAAACTGCAGTTTGTAAACCTGCAGTACAAGAGGATTTGGTGGGAAGCTGGGAAGCGCTATGTAAAGCTTCGGTTATCAACCAAGGCATTGAAAACCATAGAGAAGAATGGACTCGATGCAGTTGCAAAGAAAGCTGGAATTGACCTCCGGAAGAAATAA